The DNA segment AGGCGGATCATTTAGTCGGGCGTTCGGTGTTTGATCTCGAGAAGGATGGGGTGTTTACTCCGCTTGCCACGCCGATGGTTTTACGAATGAAAAAGCGAGTCACCTTCATCCAAACGGCTGCAGATGAAAAGAAATTGATGGTTACGGCGCTGCCGGTTCAGGGGCCCGATGGAGAAATTAATCGTGTTGTGAGTTATTCTCATGACATTACCGAACTAAAGGAACTGAAGTCTTACATTGCCGATATGGAAGATGAAATGAAGCAGGTTCAAAACGAACTCGATCGTGTGGAACAAAAACGGTTTCACCAGGAGGGCATTGTTTCGAAAAGTCACAAGATGCAGCAGATCATTCAAACAGCCCAGCAGGTGGCGGATGTCGATGTGAATGTACTTCTGCTAGGCGAATCAGGTGTCGGGAAGTCTTCTCTGGCTCAATTTATTCATAACCGCAGTTCGCGCAAGAAAGGCCCTTTTATTGAAATTAACGCTGGGGCGATATCTGAACAACTGTTTGAGGCTGAATTGTTCGGATATGTGGCTGGTGCTTTTACAGGGGCCAAAACGGGCGGCAGTAAAGGGTTTGCGGAGATGGCTCAAAGTGGCACGCTTTTTATCGATGAAATCGGTGAACTCTCCCCGCAGAATCAGGTCAAGCTGTTAAAGCTGATTCATGAGAAGCAATTTTACCGGGTGGGAGGACGTGAGTTAATCACGGCTGATTTCCGCTTGATTACCGCCACGAATAGAGATCTTTCCGAATCGATTGCTAAAAATGAGTTTCGCGAGGATCTATATTTTCGCATTAATGTGGTTCCAGTCAATATCCCGCCGCTTCGTGACCGTCCTGACGATATTCCGGCTCTTATTGATCACATTATGGAGACGGTTTCCGACAAATACGAAAAAAAGAAAGTCCTCGACGGCGTGGTGTGGCAAGAGTTGCTGTTGAATCGCTGGCCGGGCAATGTCCGTGAGTTGATTAATGTTATTGAACGGCTTGTGGTCACTTCAACTGGGGAAGTCATTACCTTAGATGATTTGCCGCATGAATATTGTAACAACACGCCGGTTCGGTTTAATAAACAATTAGAGGAAACCTTACCTGAAACACTCGATCGAGTGGAGAAACAAATTTTATTGGAGGCGAAGCAGCGACATAAATCAACGGTGAAAATCGCTGAAGTTTTGGGGATTAGTCAACCTTCAGCATTTAGAAAATTACGAAAACACGGAATTAAATAATAAATTGGCACGATTATTGCACTAATAATAGTAGGTCCTTTTTTAAAGGCTGTCTGAGGAGAGGAGTATGATTGTTACAACAACTATGGCGGGGCTTTTCGCAGCTTATTCAAAAGTGACTAGCTGTATAAGAAAATGAGGAGGGAATGACTATGGAACCGAAGAGAAGTACCTTGATGCAAGAAGAACCTGCAGTAAAGCGTGCGGATATGTTGAAATTCATTATTCCATCGCTGCTCGGGATCGTTCTGTTTCTTGTTCCGATTCCGTTTAATGGAAAGATCACGATAGGAGTCGGTGTGTTTGCGGAGACGTTTCAGGCGGCATTAGAAGGATATCTTGTTGAAACAATGACGGGTGTGCTTGTGCTTTCTGCCGTTCTGGCTCTTTTCGCGAAGCTTGCAAAGCCAGCGTTTATTGTGGACAGGCCCTTTTTGAAAGGGATGTTTGACATTGGCTGGGGCTGGGTAATTACCCGTTTATTAGGGGCAGTCTTTGCGATTTTAACGCTTTTCCAAATGGGTCCGAACGTCATTCAATCGGATCTTACCGGGGGAACGGTTTTACACTCACTGATCCCCGTATTGACGACCTGGTTTTTGTTTGCTGGCTTTTTGATGCCGTTGTTAATGGACTTCGGATTAATGGATTTTTTCGGTACCATGTGTAGAAAAGTGATGAGACCGTTGTTCAATGTTCCAGGACGTTCCTCGATTGATGCCCTTGCTTCATGGATGGGCGCAGGAACAGTCGGAGTGTTGATTACCACTCAACAATACGAGAGCGGCTATTATACAAAACGGGAAGCAGCGGTGATCGCAACGAACTTCTCGATCAATTCAATTGCTTTTAGTCTAGTTGTGATCAGTTTTATCGGACTGGAAGATATGTTTGTTCCTTTCTATCTTACAGTGGCGTTCTCAAGTCTAGTAGCGGCTATTATTTGCCCGCGCATTCCTCCTCTTTCTAGAAAAGAGAACACGTATTATGAAGGGACGGGTAAGCAAATTTCAGAAGATATGCCAAACGGTGTGACGCAGTTCCAATGGGGTTTTCAAAAAGCTGTGGAGAAAGCTTCCTCGATTCGTAGCAGCGGTCAAATTGTGAAGAACGGTTTGAAAACCGTGGCGGATATCTACTTCGGCTTGATTCCCCTTGTCATGGCACTCGGTACGCTAGCCTTAATCATTGCTGAATTCACACCGATCTTTGATTATATTTCCTATCCACTCGTACCGATTCTCGAATTCATGCAAATCCCTCAAGCCGCCGAGGCCGCACCGGCGATGCTCGTTGGGTTTGCCGACATGTTCTTGCCGGCCGTTATCGGTGCCGGTATTGAAGCGGAAATCACGAAATTCGTAATCGCCTGTGTCTCATTAACCCAGTTAATCTACATGTCTGAAATTGGGATGTTATTGATCAAATCGAAAATTCCGATTACCGTCGGCGAACTGTTGATTATCTTTTTACAGCGAACGGTTATTACATTGCCGATCATCGTCATCATTGCTCACATTATTTTTTAAGAAGGATGGAGGTTCATCATGTCCAATAAATTGAAGGAATTATTCCCGCAAATGTCCGATTTACTCGCGCCAAGTATGGCGAAGGATCACCCTAACCTGCCTGTCGTGAAGGAGGAAGGTTGTTATTATTACGGGGAAGATGGAAAAGAATATCTTGACTTCACGTCAGGCATCGCGGTGACCAATGTCGGCCACCGCCACCCCAAAGTTGTTCAGGCGATTAAGGACGGAGCCGATCAGCTTACCCACGGTCCGTCTGGCGTGATCATGTACGAATCCATTCTCGATTTGTCCAAACGCCTAGGGGATATTTTGCCCGGAAAATTGGATTGTTTCTTTTATGGAAACAGCGGCGCCGAAGCAATTGAAGGCGCGCTTAAGCTGGCCCGCCACGTAACCGGCCGCCCGTATGCTGTGTCATTTACAGGAGGATTCCACGGCCGTTCGATGGGCGCCCTCAGTGTCAGCACATCGAAAAGTAAATACCGCAAGTTTCAACAACCGAATGGACTGACTTATCAACTTCCTTATGCCGAACTTAAGGGTGGGAACGACGCTGAAGAGCAGTGCATCGAGCAGCTTGAGAACGACTTTCAACGCTTGTTTGATCATCAGGTGACACCTGAGGAAGTGGCCTGCGTAATCGTTGAGCCGGTTCTTGGTGAAGGTGGTTATATCGTTCCGCCGGCGGGCTGGTTGAAAAAAGTAAGGGAAATCTGTGATGCACACGGCATCCTGCTTATATTTGACGAAGTTCAAACCGGATTTGGACGTACAGGAGAATGGTTCGCTGCCCAAACCTTCGACGTGACACCTGACATCATGGCGATTGCCAAAGGGATCGCAAGCGGACTGCCACTCAGTGCCACCGTCGCATCAAAGGAGCTCATGTCCCAATGGCCACTCGGCAGCCACGCCACAACCTTTGGAGGCAATCCCATTGCATGTTCCGCAGCGCTCGCCACCCTTGATGTTATCGAGGAGGAAAGATTACTAGCCAATGCAAAAGCTCAAGGGGCTTATGCCATGGAGAGATTAAAGACACTTAAAGAGAACTATTCATCCGTTGGAGGTGTTCGGGGGTGGGTCTCATGATTGGGATTGACATTGTCGACCCGGAAACCGGCGAACCTGACAATGACGGGATGATGACTATTCTTAATCTTGCACTTAAAAAAGGGGTCTTGTTTTATCTTGGTGGTAAGCATGCGAACGTGATTCGGATGATTCCACCGTTGATTGTGACGAGGGAGCAGATTGATCTGGGATTGAGGTGTTTGGAAGAAGCAGTTATTGCACATGAGAAGGAATTGGTTACGAATAGATAAAGGAATGGGATCCTCGAGCTCGTCATCACATTTGTGATGGCGGGTTTTTTTAGCTATCATTCGATAAAATTTCCTCTATCAGTATGTCATCAAAACTATATGTCAAAACTTCTTTGCCGCGTTAGTGGCTGGAACCTGTAGTTTCATACATGAACAAACGGAACTATTTTATGATGAAGGTGGATTATTAGGTGCCTTGATTGGTGTTTCTGCAACCGTCGCATCTAAGGAACTCATGCCTGTCCCCATTGCGATGAGGACATAGAGCAAGGTTTATAATCAAAGTCTAATCCCTTGTACGTTGCAAGGGATTAGGCTTATTCAGTCACCTCAAATTCTTTTTTGTAAAATCGTCCTAAACTGAATAAACAACGAATAGACCAAATATACAAGTACAAACAGTGTATAGGAGGAGGCAAAAGATGTTGTACAAACTATTGCCAGGTACGAAGCAACTGATCCACTATAACCCTTCATATTTGTCAGGAGATATAACGGCAGGTACGGTCGTCGCATTATTATTAATCCCCCAGAGTATGGCTTATGCCATGATTGCAGGAGTGCCAATTGCTCTCGGTTTATATGCGGCCATTTTCCCTCTACTTATTTATGCGTTATTTGGGAGTTCAAGATATCTATCAGTCGGTCCAGTCTCTATTGTCTCGCTTTTAGCCTTTTCAAGTATTTCCAGTATTGCGAAACCAAATTCTCCTCTTTTTTTAGAGCTGATTATATTTCTTGGATTGATCGTCGGGGTGATTCACCTGGTTATGGGTCTCATTCGGCTTGGGTCCCTTTTTGATTATGTTTCACCTGCTGTGATTAGTGGGTTTACCTCCGCCGCTGCGATTATCATAGCCTTAAACCAGGTAAAGTCTATTCTAGGTGTTTCGCTGCCCTCTTTTCACAGTTTAATAGGGTATATTTCAGATATTTTCCATAAACTTCCGAAAGCGAACGCCTATACAATCAGTCTCGGGTTAGGGAGTCTACTTTTATTATTCGTAATGAAGCGAAAATTTCCTGCTTCCGTTGGTCCATTTTTCGTCATTATCGTGTCTATCATGATCGTGTATTACTTTCAGTTAGACAGAAACGGTGTGGAGATCGTTGGAGAAATCCCTCAAGGGTTACCGAATTTCTCGATCAGTATCCCCACACTAGATACGTTACAATCATTGTTGCCAGTAGCTTTTATGATTGCATGTATATCCTTTGCCGAATCCTATGCTATTGCAAAAGCATTAGCGAACAAGGAAAAGGAACATCTTGATTCAAATCAAGAGTTAATAGGCTTAGGAATGGGAAATATAACAAGTGCATTCGTTGGTTCTATCCCAGTAGCCGGGGCTATTTCAAGAACAGCTGTAAACCATCAATCCGGTGCAAAAAGCAACCTTTCGTTAATTGTTACAGCCCTTCTAATGCTCATCGCTTTACTTTACCTCACACCACTACTTTACTATTTACCAAACGCCACACTTGCAGCCATCATCATTACTGCTGTCTCAAGTTTAATCAACTTTAAGCAGTTCACCCAATATTTGGAACAATCACCCCTTGATTTCCTTACTTTTCTGACTACCTTCTTAACGACGTTAACCATTAATATATTTATAGGTTTGGTTACTGGAATAGTTCTTTCCTTGCTTCTTAGTGTGATGAAAAGAATTGGCTGGAGATCGTGATTTGGTGAGAATGGAGAAGCGGGAAGGGGAGCAGCAAATTTTTTAAGGTAGATGACTTTTGAAATAAAATACCTCTGTAAAAGCATCCACGTACAAAATGTACGTGGGTGTTTTTTTTGCAGACTGCAAAATGTTTGTTTACTTTCATTTTTAAAATTAAATTGACAATATATAATCATGATGATATAGTTCAATTACTGAAAGCGCTTTTCTACAAAAACTAAACAGATGATTTGTAGCCACAACAGTAAGGAGATTCGTTATGTGTATTATGGAGCAACTCAACAAGAAGTTAATTGTGTCCTGTCAGGCTCTAGAGGATGAGCCGCTGCATGACGCGTATATCATGAGCAAGATGGCGTTAGCAGCGAAACAGGGCGGGGCTTCGGGCATTCGGGCCAATACCGTGGTTGATATTCAAGCGATTAAACAGGAAGTGGACCTTCCGATGATCGGGATTATCAAAAAGGACTTTCCTGAAAGTGATGTGTATATTACACCAACGATTCATGAGGTGGATGAACTCTATCAGGAGGGCGTGGATGTTATTGCGTTTGACGCAACGAAGCAGGAACGGCCTGACGGGAAGAGCTTCCTGGAGTTCTTTTCTGAAGTGAAGGCGAAGTACCCGGAACAATTATTTATGGCAGATGTTTCTACCCTTGAGGAAGGGATCCAGGCAGAAGAGGCTGGGGTCGATATTGTAGCCCCAACACTTGCTGGGTACACTTCCTATTCAAAAGGGACCGTGCCGTTGGAATTAGTTCAACGGCTAGTGGGGAATCTATCCATTCCGGTTATTGCCGAGGGGAATTTTGACACACCTGAGAAGGCTAGGCAGGCTCTTGATTCAGGGGCGCATGCCGTTGTCGTTGGAAGTGCGATTACTCGGCCGCAAGTGATTACAGAAAAGTTTGCTGAAGCTGTGAAAGAAAAAACTTATGAATAGAAGGGTGATAAGGATGAAAGGATTATATTCAGCTCTCATGTGTTCGTTTGACGAACAAGGAAAGGTCAATGAACAGGGGTTAAGGGAGATCGTTAGACACAATATTGATGTTTCAAAGATTGACGGGTTGTATGTGAATGGGAGTACGGGGGAGAACTTCCTCATTTCCAAGGAACAGAAGAAGCAGATTTTTGACATTGTTAAAGATGAAGCTGGGGACGAAGTGAAGCTGATTGCACAGATCGGGGCATTAAATATCGATGAAGCCATTGAGCTTGCTCAGTTTGCGACATCGCTTGGATATGATGCGATATCCGCGGTGACGCCGTTCTATTACAAATTTGAATTTGAAGAAATCAAAGACTACTATACGACCATTTTAGAACATGTAGACAACGACTTAATCATTTATTCGATTCCTGCCTTAACAGGGGTAAATATGAACCTTGAACAGTTCGGTGAGCTATTTGAACATGAACAAGTGATCGGGGTGAAATTTACGGCTCCAGACTTCTTTTTGCTTGAACGAATCAGGCATGCCTTTCCTGACAAACTGATTTATTCAGGGTTTGATGAGATGCTTTTACCCGCAAGTGTCTTAAATGTGGATGGGGCCATTGGTAGTACCTTCAATGTCAATGGCAAGCGAGCGAAGCAGATTTTTGAATTAGCTCAAAGTGGCCAAATAGACGAAGCGAGAGAGGTACAAAAAGTGACCAATGACTTGATTGCTGAAATCCTCGACAATGGTCTCTACCAGACGATTAAAGAAATATTAATCTTTAAAGGAGTAAACGCTGGATTATGCAGGAAACCTATGAAATCGCTTACGGATGATGGTATATCGAAGGCTAAACAGATTGCCGAGAAATATCTGTAACTAATCAAGAGGGGGATGGTTGACATGACAGGAACTTTCGCGGCGATAGACTATGTTATTTTAATTGCTTATCTATTATTTATACTGTATGTCGGTATGGCTGTAGCTAAGAAAGGGATGAAGGGGAAGGAGTTCTTTAAAGGGGATGGGACGATTCCGTGGTGGGTCACCTCAGTGAGTCTTTTTGCAACATTGCTCAGTCCTATTTCCTTCTTATCTCTTGCCGGTAACTCCTATGCAGATTCCTGGCAGCTTTGGGTTGCTCAGTTAGGTCTATTTATTGCAGTGCCGGCCGCTATTTTTATATTTCTTCCCGTTTATCGGAATTTGAATCTGGATACGGCCTATGAGTATTTGGAAAGACGATTTGACAAGAATCTTCGTATGCTGGCAGGTGCGCTCTTTATTATTTACCAGGTGGGCAGAATGTCGATCATCATGTATTTGCCATCGATCGCCTTATCTGCTGTAACAGGAATCCATGCCGTAGCTATCATTATTTTCATGGGTGTCATTGCAACCATCTATTCCTCTTTTGGCGGAATAAAATCAGTGCTTTGGACGGACTTCATTCAAGGAGTTGTCTTAATTGGCGGAGGAATTTTTGCCCTGATCGTTCTGATCTTCTCCGTTGATGGCGGGGTTTCGGAAATAGTTCAAACAGGGATCGCTGACAATAAATTCTTTAGTAACGAAGTCATCTTCGATCCTAATCTATTGAACGACAGCTTGTTTATCATCGTCTTAGGTGCTGGGTTGTCCACGGCCTTCTCCTATATTTCCAGTCAGGATATGGTGCAGCGTTATTTGACGACGAATGACTTGAAGCAAATGAATAAAATGACGATCGGTAATGGAGTGCTTTCCCTTGGTACAGCTACATTGTTCTTCTTTATCGGTACAGCCATGTATGTATTTTATATGCAAACCATGGGTGGAAATATCCCGAGTGGTAACTCGGATTTGATCTTTGCTAACTTTATCGTAAGTGAGCTGCCAGCGGGCATTTCCGGATTATTAATTGCCGGCTTATTTGCAGCAGGCCAATCTACGCTGTCCACTGGACTCAATAGTGTGGCAACGAGCTGGACGTTGGATATTCAAAAAGTGTTCAAACCTGGGATGAATGATGAAAGAAGTACCCGAATCGCGAGAAACGTCTCGACGCTCGTTGGGATTTTGTCGATTGCCTTTGCTATCGCTCTCGTCTATTCTAACATTAGCTCAGCCTACGAGTGGTTCAACGGTCTAATGGGATTAGTTCTAGGTATTATTGGAGGTACCTTTACACTCGGGGTTCTGACGAAAAGGGCCAATACGAAGGGGGCAATGGCAGGATTTATTGCTACATCGCTCGTCGCGATCTATGTGTCCTATTTTACGGATACAACACTATGGGCCTATTCCCTAATCAACTTAGTCTGTTCTCTAGTTTTCGGATATGTGTTTAGCTTAATCTTTAGTGGAAAAAGCAAAGCTGAGGATGCAG comes from the Halobacillus shinanisalinarum genome and includes:
- a CDS encoding N-acetylmannosamine-6-phosphate 2-epimerase, whose amino-acid sequence is MCIMEQLNKKLIVSCQALEDEPLHDAYIMSKMALAAKQGGASGIRANTVVDIQAIKQEVDLPMIGIIKKDFPESDVYITPTIHEVDELYQEGVDVIAFDATKQERPDGKSFLEFFSEVKAKYPEQLFMADVSTLEEGIQAEEAGVDIVAPTLAGYTSYSKGTVPLELVQRLVGNLSIPVIAEGNFDTPEKARQALDSGAHAVVVGSAITRPQVITEKFAEAVKEKTYE
- a CDS encoding sigma-54 interaction domain-containing protein produces the protein MLSTDTWNEYQAILHSLKDDIIVTKLDGTITIASKAAGEIYGMEADHLVGRSVFDLEKDGVFTPLATPMVLRMKKRVTFIQTAADEKKLMVTALPVQGPDGEINRVVSYSHDITELKELKSYIADMEDEMKQVQNELDRVEQKRFHQEGIVSKSHKMQQIIQTAQQVADVDVNVLLLGESGVGKSSLAQFIHNRSSRKKGPFIEINAGAISEQLFEAELFGYVAGAFTGAKTGGSKGFAEMAQSGTLFIDEIGELSPQNQVKLLKLIHEKQFYRVGGRELITADFRLITATNRDLSESIAKNEFREDLYFRINVVPVNIPPLRDRPDDIPALIDHIMETVSDKYEKKKVLDGVVWQELLLNRWPGNVRELINVIERLVVTSTGEVITLDDLPHEYCNNTPVRFNKQLEETLPETLDRVEKQILLEAKQRHKSTVKIAEVLGISQPSAFRKLRKHGIK
- a CDS encoding YjiH family protein, with amino-acid sequence MEPKRSTLMQEEPAVKRADMLKFIIPSLLGIVLFLVPIPFNGKITIGVGVFAETFQAALEGYLVETMTGVLVLSAVLALFAKLAKPAFIVDRPFLKGMFDIGWGWVITRLLGAVFAILTLFQMGPNVIQSDLTGGTVLHSLIPVLTTWFLFAGFLMPLLMDFGLMDFFGTMCRKVMRPLFNVPGRSSIDALASWMGAGTVGVLITTQQYESGYYTKREAAVIATNFSINSIAFSLVVISFIGLEDMFVPFYLTVAFSSLVAAIICPRIPPLSRKENTYYEGTGKQISEDMPNGVTQFQWGFQKAVEKASSIRSSGQIVKNGLKTVADIYFGLIPLVMALGTLALIIAEFTPIFDYISYPLVPILEFMQIPQAAEAAPAMLVGFADMFLPAVIGAGIEAEITKFVIACVSLTQLIYMSEIGMLLIKSKIPITVGELLIIFLQRTVITLPIIVIIAHIIF
- a CDS encoding SulP family inorganic anion transporter produces the protein MLYKLLPGTKQLIHYNPSYLSGDITAGTVVALLLIPQSMAYAMIAGVPIALGLYAAIFPLLIYALFGSSRYLSVGPVSIVSLLAFSSISSIAKPNSPLFLELIIFLGLIVGVIHLVMGLIRLGSLFDYVSPAVISGFTSAAAIIIALNQVKSILGVSLPSFHSLIGYISDIFHKLPKANAYTISLGLGSLLLLFVMKRKFPASVGPFFVIIVSIMIVYYFQLDRNGVEIVGEIPQGLPNFSISIPTLDTLQSLLPVAFMIACISFAESYAIAKALANKEKEHLDSNQELIGLGMGNITSAFVGSIPVAGAISRTAVNHQSGAKSNLSLIVTALLMLIALLYLTPLLYYLPNATLAAIIITAVSSLINFKQFTQYLEQSPLDFLTFLTTFLTTLTINIFIGLVTGIVLSLLLSVMKRIGWRS
- a CDS encoding sodium:solute symporter, with amino-acid sequence MTGTFAAIDYVILIAYLLFILYVGMAVAKKGMKGKEFFKGDGTIPWWVTSVSLFATLLSPISFLSLAGNSYADSWQLWVAQLGLFIAVPAAIFIFLPVYRNLNLDTAYEYLERRFDKNLRMLAGALFIIYQVGRMSIIMYLPSIALSAVTGIHAVAIIIFMGVIATIYSSFGGIKSVLWTDFIQGVVLIGGGIFALIVLIFSVDGGVSEIVQTGIADNKFFSNEVIFDPNLLNDSLFIIVLGAGLSTAFSYISSQDMVQRYLTTNDLKQMNKMTIGNGVLSLGTATLFFFIGTAMYVFYMQTMGGNIPSGNSDLIFANFIVSELPAGISGLLIAGLFAAGQSTLSTGLNSVATSWTLDIQKVFKPGMNDERSTRIARNVSTLVGILSIAFAIALVYSNISSAYEWFNGLMGLVLGIIGGTFTLGVLTKRANTKGAMAGFIATSLVAIYVSYFTDTTLWAYSLINLVCSLVFGYVFSLIFSGKSKAEDADLQLTLYDQTNEQDNKKIV
- a CDS encoding N-acetylneuraminate lyase, which codes for MKGLYSALMCSFDEQGKVNEQGLREIVRHNIDVSKIDGLYVNGSTGENFLISKEQKKQIFDIVKDEAGDEVKLIAQIGALNIDEAIELAQFATSLGYDAISAVTPFYYKFEFEEIKDYYTTILEHVDNDLIIYSIPALTGVNMNLEQFGELFEHEQVIGVKFTAPDFFLLERIRHAFPDKLIYSGFDEMLLPASVLNVDGAIGSTFNVNGKRAKQIFELAQSGQIDEAREVQKVTNDLIAEILDNGLYQTIKEILIFKGVNAGLCRKPMKSLTDDGISKAKQIAEKYL